A genomic stretch from Sphingopyxis macrogoltabida includes:
- a CDS encoding AAA family ATPase — protein sequence MEVDKSLVSALIEAAMSANYTGVRRIGGQIAKSLAEQDDLEGAKALQSLLRKRGVPLQASGYAEALPRDAGSRLPLIEEGQWPTTPIMLGGEAGQTISQFIEDAQHISLLAEKGVSARLGLLLYGPPGTGKTLLAGHIAASLQRPLYVARLDSLISSRLGETAKNVRGIFDFVPARNAVLFLDEMDAIAKLRDDRNELGELKRVVNTVLQGLDSLTDDVVTVGATNHPHLLDPAIWRRFPYKVKLDLPDEDVRASMWEHFLFQEDALHKDNARLLARVSEGLNGADIENIALASRRRAILSDREVDLARILLAVSGSKTGSPRLLDSRDLETADKKVLTRLLHEKGGIGQAEIGKIVGVSRQMVHRYLKEAIDG from the coding sequence ATGGAAGTTGACAAGTCCCTTGTATCTGCGCTGATCGAAGCCGCCATGTCGGCGAATTACACCGGAGTCCGCCGTATCGGCGGCCAGATCGCCAAAAGCCTAGCGGAACAAGACGACCTGGAGGGCGCGAAGGCCCTCCAGTCGCTGCTCCGGAAGCGTGGCGTCCCCCTTCAAGCTTCGGGCTATGCCGAGGCGCTTCCGCGTGACGCAGGATCGCGACTACCCCTCATTGAAGAGGGGCAATGGCCGACAACGCCGATCATGCTCGGGGGGGAGGCTGGCCAGACCATCTCGCAGTTCATCGAGGATGCGCAGCATATCAGCTTGCTGGCCGAGAAGGGCGTTTCCGCGCGCCTTGGCCTGTTGCTTTACGGCCCGCCAGGAACGGGGAAAACCCTGCTGGCGGGACATATCGCGGCGTCGCTGCAACGGCCGCTCTACGTCGCCCGTCTTGATTCCCTGATCTCGTCTCGACTTGGCGAAACCGCCAAAAATGTCCGGGGGATATTCGATTTCGTGCCTGCTCGTAACGCGGTGCTGTTCCTCGACGAAATGGACGCCATTGCAAAGCTTCGCGATGATCGGAACGAGCTGGGCGAGCTAAAGCGTGTCGTGAACACCGTTCTTCAGGGGCTCGATTCCCTGACGGACGACGTGGTGACCGTCGGCGCGACCAACCATCCACACCTCCTCGATCCCGCCATTTGGCGGCGCTTTCCCTACAAGGTGAAGCTGGATCTTCCCGATGAGGACGTGCGCGCCAGCATGTGGGAGCATTTCCTGTTTCAGGAAGATGCCCTTCACAAAGACAATGCGCGCTTGCTGGCGCGGGTTTCAGAAGGGCTGAACGGCGCGGATATCGAGAATATCGCGCTCGCGTCACGGCGGCGGGCGATCCTCAGTGACCGCGAGGTCGATCTGGCGCGTATCCTTCTCGCGGTTAGCGGATCAAAAACCGGCAGCCCACGCCTGCTCGACAGCCGGGACCTGGAAACGGCGGATAAGAAGGTTCTGACCCGCCTGCTCCACGAAAAGGGCGGCATCGGCCAAGCCGAGATTGGCAAGATCGTCGGTGTCAGTCGTCAGATGGTGCACCGCTATCTGAAGGAGGCGATCGATGGTTGA
- a CDS encoding S8 family serine peptidase yields MVDTPRRPLLNPVLRFIKDPKPEGVSGGGKNASSIKTDRLPEQRRVLSRQFLALSEETAQRPRFDGRVVLYAAMFDDSLAPSYTPSDLFSPTRDARLIAPYRSGYLVEVAANQLPAFARLVQRTDLAKEQVDISRIEAVRFFENEDTTGATSLDEIWDAAPETKGGRAFTVWLMPLRGRDASEELIERFAALRDGTITPPPPLLAGVDLDAESDVPVVMRRSLRAAGASGDRINLAMRAYRLRRRARTTVLVASRAALGQLVASGTVFRIEPVQPISSTSPGEGREPDRPLPENLTMLPIVGVVDGGMTAGSYRHAEAWRAPPLVADGAADTQHGNWVTSLVVQGHDWNNNLTLPPLYCQVGTAQALAKQASGVFVDPQDFIAYVDGVMAANPDTRVWNFSLNQAYACDLEAVSALGHDIALLARKHRVLPIISVGNKPGSRLQPPADCEAAITVGGRSHDGNGDPAGECPVSLCGPGPSSMLKPDLSHFSHVRVLGGHLIRGSSFATSLTSPLAAHTMERVRDASPDLVKALLLHNSDGMNFDPAMGFGTPSAASLPWECRPGFVTLQWRATLRPGAAY; encoded by the coding sequence ATGGTTGATACTCCACGGCGGCCGCTGCTGAACCCCGTTCTGCGCTTCATCAAGGACCCCAAACCGGAAGGGGTGTCCGGCGGCGGAAAGAACGCGAGCAGCATCAAGACGGACCGCCTGCCCGAACAGCGGCGCGTGCTGTCTCGACAGTTCCTTGCCCTGTCCGAAGAGACGGCGCAGCGCCCCCGGTTCGATGGACGCGTTGTGCTCTACGCGGCGATGTTCGACGACTCCCTTGCGCCCAGCTACACGCCCTCGGACCTCTTTAGCCCGACGCGGGATGCGCGGCTCATTGCTCCTTATCGGTCGGGATACCTCGTCGAAGTGGCGGCGAACCAGCTTCCCGCTTTTGCGCGCCTCGTGCAGCGCACGGACCTGGCCAAGGAACAGGTGGACATCTCTCGCATCGAAGCCGTCCGCTTTTTCGAGAACGAGGATACCACCGGAGCCACGTCTCTGGACGAGATTTGGGATGCTGCGCCGGAAACCAAGGGAGGCAGGGCCTTCACAGTCTGGCTCATGCCTCTGCGCGGCCGCGATGCCTCAGAAGAACTGATCGAGCGCTTTGCTGCGCTCCGCGATGGCACGATCACACCGCCGCCGCCTCTTCTGGCGGGCGTCGATCTCGACGCCGAGAGCGATGTTCCGGTCGTGATGCGGCGCAGCCTGCGTGCGGCGGGCGCGAGCGGCGACCGCATTAATCTCGCGATGCGGGCTTATCGCCTGCGCCGTCGGGCGCGCACAACGGTTCTCGTTGCGTCGCGGGCCGCGCTTGGCCAGCTTGTCGCGTCCGGCACCGTATTCCGTATCGAGCCGGTACAGCCGATAAGCTCCACCTCGCCCGGGGAGGGTCGGGAGCCGGACCGCCCTTTACCGGAAAACTTGACGATGCTGCCAATCGTCGGCGTCGTTGATGGCGGCATGACGGCGGGGTCCTACCGTCATGCAGAGGCATGGCGCGCGCCGCCGCTCGTCGCTGATGGCGCGGCCGATACCCAGCATGGAAATTGGGTAACCTCTCTCGTGGTGCAGGGTCATGACTGGAACAACAATCTCACCCTGCCGCCGCTCTACTGCCAGGTCGGCACGGCCCAAGCCCTCGCAAAGCAAGCGTCGGGGGTCTTCGTCGACCCTCAGGATTTTATCGCCTATGTGGATGGAGTGATGGCAGCAAACCCGGACACGCGGGTTTGGAATTTCTCCCTCAATCAGGCCTACGCCTGCGATCTCGAAGCCGTGAGCGCGCTCGGGCATGATATTGCCTTGCTGGCGCGCAAGCACCGCGTGCTGCCCATCATCTCCGTAGGCAACAAGCCGGGCTCCCGGCTTCAGCCGCCCGCCGATTGCGAAGCGGCGATCACAGTCGGAGGCCGGAGTCACGACGGCAACGGCGATCCGGCGGGGGAATGTCCCGTGAGCCTGTGTGGGCCAGGGCCGTCCAGTATGCTCAAGCCCGACCTCTCGCATTTTTCGCACGTCCGCGTCTTGGGCGGGCATCTCATTCGGGGGTCGAGCTTCGCAACGTCCCTCACGTCGCCGCTCGCTGCACACACGATGGAGCGGGTGCGCGACGCCTCTCCGGACCTTGTGAAGGCTCTGCTGCTGCACAACTCGGACGGGATGAACTTCGATCCGGCCATGGGCTTTGGCACCCCGTCGGCCGCCTCGCTGCCCTGGGAGTGCCGACCTGGCTTTGTTACGCTGCAATGGCGCGCGACGCTTCGCCCTGGCGCAGCCTATTAG